One region of Thermoflexus sp. genomic DNA includes:
- a CDS encoding NADH-quinone oxidoreductase subunit J, whose protein sequence is MGELVIFYLLAGIAIATALAMVITRNAVHSALFLVLNLVVVAVFYLLLGAPFVAMVQIAVYAGAVMVLFLFVIMMLGAERVGGTTGLRWQAPLAGGLGAALIGGALFAFLQTPAGLAPAGSLPAPLGDPATIGERLLTTYVLPFEITSILLLIAMVGVVVLARDSRSEGK, encoded by the coding sequence TTGGGCGAGCTGGTCATATTTTATCTGCTGGCCGGGATCGCCATCGCCACGGCCCTGGCGATGGTGATCACCCGGAACGCGGTGCACAGCGCGCTGTTCCTGGTGCTGAACCTGGTGGTGGTGGCGGTTTTCTATCTTCTGCTGGGCGCCCCCTTTGTGGCGATGGTTCAGATCGCCGTTTACGCCGGGGCGGTGATGGTGCTTTTCCTGTTCGTAATCATGATGCTGGGGGCGGAGCGGGTGGGGGGGACGACCGGCCTCCGCTGGCAGGCCCCGCTGGCGGGGGGTCTGGGAGCCGCGCTGATCGGAGGGGCGCTGTTCGCTTTTCTCCAGACGCCGGCAGGCCTGGCGCCCGCTGGGAGCCTTCCGGCCCCCTTGGGGGATCCCGCAACCATCGGCGAGCGGCTGCTCACGACCTATGTGCTTCCTTTCGAAATCACGTCGATCCTCCTGCTCATCGCCATGGTAGGCGTAGTGGTGCTGGCCCGGGATTCCCGATCGGAGGGGAAATGA
- the nuoK gene encoding NADH-quinone oxidoreductase subunit NuoK encodes MVTLTHYLALSAILFGIGAVGFLIRRNALIVFMCVELMLNAAGLAFVAASRYRGLLEGQLTVFFVLTVAAAEVAVGLALMVAIFRTKKTTNVDELSSLRG; translated from the coding sequence ATGGTCACATTGACCCATTATCTGGCCCTCAGCGCCATCCTCTTCGGGATCGGCGCTGTCGGTTTTCTAATTCGCCGGAACGCGTTGATCGTTTTTATGTGCGTGGAGCTGATGTTGAACGCGGCGGGCCTGGCCTTCGTGGCCGCCTCCCGCTACCGTGGCCTCCTGGAAGGACAGCTCACGGTCTTTTTTGTATTAACCGTGGCCGCCGCGGAAGTGGCGGTGGGCCTCGCCCTGATGGTCGCCATCTTCCGCACCAAGAAGACCACGAACGTGGATGAGCTCAGCAGCTTGCGAGGCTGA
- a CDS encoding NADH-quinone oxidoreductase subunit M has translation MASFPILTWMLLLPLIGAFVILGVPRERVGTIRWVALGTSLGVLALGLGLLSGFDPAQPGPQFVHHWDWAPSIGAAYRVGVDGISLWLVLLTALIFPLALMASWAIEERVKEYMALMLLLETGVLGVFLALDLLLFYIFWEFTLVPMTLLIGIWGGPRRIYAAIKFFLYTMAGSVFMLVAIVAMWLLSRPLTGTGTFDPVWMASHLSPLLSPAAQRWLFLAFGLAFAIKVPMWPFHSWLPDAHVEAPTAGSVILAALLLKMGAYGFLRFNFSLFPVAAQELAVPVALLAVVAILYGALASYAQDDFKRLVAFSSVSHMGFVMLGLSALNPLGVQAALLQMVNHGLSTGGLFLLVGMLYERTHTRDFRELGGLWKVLPIYGGILIVVGLSSMGLPGLNGFVGEFLILLGAFGSGALGPAARGLTAAAALGVVLAAIYILTMLMRVLHGPLPDRWRGLPDLSGRELAIMAPLLALILLIGLYPMPFFAAMQASIRQGMEAFAQAALAAR, from the coding sequence ATGGCGAGCTTCCCCATCTTGACGTGGATGCTGCTCCTGCCCCTCATCGGGGCCTTCGTGATCCTGGGAGTCCCTCGGGAGCGTGTGGGGACCATCCGCTGGGTTGCCCTGGGAACCAGCCTGGGAGTCCTGGCCCTGGGGCTGGGGCTTCTATCCGGGTTCGACCCGGCCCAACCTGGCCCCCAGTTCGTTCATCACTGGGACTGGGCGCCATCCATCGGGGCGGCTTATCGGGTGGGGGTGGATGGGATCAGCCTGTGGCTGGTGCTGCTCACCGCGCTGATCTTCCCCCTTGCCCTGATGGCCTCGTGGGCCATCGAGGAGCGGGTGAAGGAATACATGGCGCTGATGCTGTTGCTGGAGACGGGGGTGCTGGGGGTGTTCCTCGCCCTGGATCTCCTGCTGTTTTATATCTTCTGGGAATTCACCCTGGTCCCCATGACCCTGCTGATTGGGATCTGGGGCGGCCCACGACGGATCTACGCGGCGATCAAGTTCTTCCTGTATACGATGGCCGGGTCTGTGTTCATGTTGGTGGCGATTGTGGCCATGTGGCTCCTCTCGCGCCCGCTCACAGGGACAGGGACCTTCGATCCGGTGTGGATGGCCTCGCATTTGAGCCCGCTGCTCTCCCCGGCCGCCCAGCGCTGGTTGTTTCTGGCCTTCGGGCTGGCCTTCGCCATCAAGGTGCCGATGTGGCCTTTCCATTCATGGCTGCCGGATGCCCACGTGGAGGCCCCGACGGCGGGCTCCGTGATCCTGGCCGCCCTCCTGTTGAAGATGGGAGCTTATGGGTTCCTGCGGTTCAACTTCTCGCTGTTCCCGGTGGCCGCTCAGGAGCTGGCTGTCCCTGTGGCTCTCCTCGCCGTGGTGGCGATCCTGTATGGGGCGCTGGCTTCTTATGCCCAGGACGATTTCAAGCGCCTGGTGGCCTTCTCCAGCGTCTCTCATATGGGATTTGTCATGCTGGGGCTCTCGGCGCTGAACCCGCTCGGTGTGCAGGCGGCGCTCCTCCAGATGGTCAACCACGGCCTGAGCACCGGTGGGTTGTTCCTGCTGGTAGGGATGCTGTATGAGCGGACCCACACCCGGGATTTCCGGGAGCTGGGCGGGTTGTGGAAGGTCCTCCCGATATATGGAGGCATCCTCATCGTGGTAGGGCTCTCCTCAATGGGATTGCCCGGGTTGAACGGCTTCGTGGGGGAGTTCCTGATCCTGCTGGGGGCCTTTGGATCCGGAGCGCTGGGCCCGGCTGCCCGCGGGTTGACGGCGGCAGCGGCCCTGGGGGTCGTGCTGGCGGCGATTTACATTCTGACGATGCTGATGCGCGTGCTCCATGGCCCGTTGCCGGACCGGTGGCGGGGATTGCCGGATCTGAGCGGCCGGGAGCTGGCGATCATGGCGCCGTTGCTGGCCCTGATCTTGCTGATCGGCCTCTATCCCATGCCGTTCTTCGCCGCGATGCAGGCTTCGATCCGGCAGGGCATGGAGGCCTTTGCCCAGGCGGCGCTCGCCGCGCGTTAA
- the trpE gene encoding anthranilate synthase component I produces MSKEGAFRGSMRVIRWTMPADLWTPIRLYQALRPQGPSFLFESVEGGAYLARYSFIGLMPRVIYRVDGDRMEEIGTQGARVYDLRRIHPFAVWREALADMAPERDAQPWPRFIGGLAGYLGYEMAAFFDRAPRTPRMDLAFPDAVLMQVETLLVFDHVTQTLSLFSLVKPGEERQAEDRLTELQRRLEDPPQPDSARPRSGNEVASWQAHTDAERFGAMVRAAKEYIAAGDAFQIVLARRWSRPIGVSPFAIYRALRRLNPSPYLFFLHLPGLGRNGEDLTLIGASPEMLVRVEEGEATIRPIAGTRPRGRTVEEDQRLEAELRADPKEQAEHVMLVDLGRNDLGRVCAYGTVRVEEFMAVERYSHVMHLVSTVRGRLRSDCDAFDALAAAFPAGTVSGAPKVRAMEIIAELEGAARGPYAGGVGYFDPRGNADWCITIRTVMVQGDTAIVQAGAGIVADSIPEREEEETRNKARAMQRAVDEAHEPKDGRTERSSVEEL; encoded by the coding sequence ATGTCGAAAGAAGGCGCTTTCAGGGGCTCCATGCGGGTGATCCGCTGGACGATGCCTGCCGATCTGTGGACGCCCATCCGCCTGTATCAGGCGCTTCGTCCGCAGGGGCCATCTTTTCTGTTCGAGAGCGTGGAGGGCGGCGCTTACCTGGCCCGATATTCGTTCATCGGCCTCATGCCCCGAGTGATCTATCGGGTGGATGGGGATCGGATGGAGGAGATCGGGACGCAGGGGGCTCGCGTCTATGATCTGCGCCGGATCCATCCCTTCGCTGTCTGGCGGGAGGCCCTGGCCGATATGGCCCCGGAGCGCGACGCACAACCATGGCCCCGCTTCATCGGCGGGCTGGCCGGTTACCTGGGGTATGAGATGGCCGCCTTCTTCGATCGAGCGCCCCGGACGCCCCGCATGGACCTGGCCTTCCCGGACGCCGTCCTGATGCAGGTGGAAACCTTGCTGGTCTTCGACCACGTGACCCAGACCCTCTCGCTCTTCAGCCTGGTGAAGCCCGGGGAGGAGCGACAGGCCGAAGATCGCCTGACAGAGCTTCAGCGACGCCTGGAGGATCCTCCCCAGCCGGATTCCGCGCGCCCTCGTTCAGGGAACGAGGTGGCTTCCTGGCAGGCGCACACGGACGCGGAGCGCTTCGGCGCGATGGTGCGGGCAGCGAAGGAATACATCGCTGCGGGAGATGCCTTTCAGATCGTCCTGGCCCGGCGCTGGAGTCGGCCGATCGGGGTCTCGCCCTTCGCCATCTACCGGGCGTTGCGCCGCCTGAACCCTTCCCCTTACTTGTTTTTCCTCCACCTTCCGGGCCTGGGACGGAACGGCGAGGATCTGACGTTGATCGGCGCATCGCCGGAGATGCTCGTGCGGGTGGAGGAGGGCGAGGCGACGATCCGCCCGATCGCCGGAACGCGCCCCCGGGGTCGAACCGTGGAGGAGGATCAGCGACTGGAAGCTGAGCTCCGGGCGGACCCCAAGGAGCAGGCGGAGCACGTGATGCTGGTGGATCTCGGCCGCAACGATCTCGGGCGGGTCTGCGCTTACGGAACGGTGCGGGTGGAGGAGTTCATGGCCGTGGAGCGCTATTCCCACGTGATGCACCTGGTGTCCACGGTCCGCGGGCGGTTGCGCTCCGATTGCGATGCCTTCGATGCCCTGGCCGCCGCCTTCCCTGCGGGAACCGTCTCGGGGGCTCCCAAGGTGCGGGCGATGGAGATCATCGCGGAGCTGGAGGGAGCCGCGCGAGGGCCTTACGCCGGCGGCGTGGGGTATTTCGACCCCCGGGGGAACGCCGACTGGTGCATCACCATCCGCACCGTGATGGTGCAGGGGGACACGGCGATCGTGCAGGCGGGGGCCGGGATCGTGGCCGATTCGATCCCCGAACGGGAGGAGGAGGAAACCCGAAACAAGGCGCGGGCGATGCAACGAGCTGTCGACGAGGCCCATGAGCCAAAGGACGGGAGGACGGAGCGATCCTCCGTCGAGGAACTGTGA
- a CDS encoding aminodeoxychorismate/anthranilate synthase component II, with the protein MLLVIDNYDSFTYNLVQILGQLLLEIGRADMPLRVIRNDAMDVEEVAELRPSAIVISPGPGRPEDAGVTIPVIRALSGRVPILGVCLGHQAIAVAFGGQVVRAGRLMHGKASPILHDGRDLFAGLPNPFMAGRYHSLLVAEPLPEALEVAARTPEGEIMALRHRTHPTFGVQFHPESVLMPEGLRLLRNFLAIGGYGDVPYRDRRDGAA; encoded by the coding sequence ATGCTCCTGGTCATCGATAACTATGATTCGTTCACCTATAACCTGGTTCAGATCCTGGGCCAGTTGCTTCTGGAAATCGGGCGTGCGGACATGCCGCTCCGGGTGATCCGGAACGATGCGATGGATGTCGAGGAGGTGGCCGAGCTGCGCCCTTCTGCGATCGTGATCTCACCGGGTCCGGGGCGCCCGGAGGATGCGGGCGTGACGATACCGGTGATCCGCGCCCTGAGCGGCCGGGTCCCCATCCTGGGGGTTTGTCTGGGACATCAAGCGATCGCCGTTGCCTTTGGCGGACAGGTGGTCCGCGCCGGGAGGTTGATGCACGGCAAGGCTTCGCCGATCCTGCACGATGGGCGGGATCTCTTCGCCGGGCTCCCGAACCCCTTTATGGCCGGCCGTTATCATTCCTTGCTGGTCGCAGAGCCGCTCCCCGAGGCCCTGGAGGTGGCCGCTCGCACGCCGGAGGGGGAGATCATGGCTCTCCGGCATCGCACGCATCCCACATTCGGTGTGCAGTTCCATCCGGAGTCCGTCCTCATGCCCGAGGGATTGCGCCTGTTACGGAATTTCCTCGCCATTGGGGGATACGGCGATGTCCCTTACAGGGATCGCAGGGATGGTGCGGCCTGA
- the nuoH gene encoding NADH-quinone oxidoreductase subunit NuoH, translating to MVPFLVEAVIKSTILVLLLLTGFAYLTLAERKLVADFQARIGPNRAGPYGLLQPLADAVKLCFKEDFIPAYADRILFVLAPLITLIPAILIFAVIPFGPELTLLGHRTRLQLTDVNVGVLYIVAVTSISVYGITLAGWASNNKYALLGGIRASAQMISYELAMGLAIVSVVLTTGTLQVSGIVEAQRNGWLLFLQPLAAIIFFITGLAEIKRAPFDLVEAEQELTAGYLTEYSSMKFALFFMAEYVKMIGFSALMTTFFLGGYLGPFVDQYPALGVVYFTLKVALLIFLMIWIRATLPRIRYDQLMALGWKVLLPLSLANVMGTAVVVALTA from the coding sequence ATGGTGCCCTTCCTCGTTGAGGCGGTCATCAAGAGCACGATCCTGGTTCTGCTGCTGCTGACCGGCTTCGCCTATCTCACCCTGGCGGAGCGCAAGCTGGTGGCCGATTTCCAGGCCCGGATCGGGCCGAACCGGGCGGGCCCTTACGGGTTGCTCCAGCCGCTGGCCGATGCGGTGAAGCTGTGCTTCAAAGAGGATTTCATCCCGGCATATGCTGATCGCATCCTCTTTGTGCTGGCGCCGCTGATCACCCTGATCCCCGCCATCCTGATTTTCGCCGTGATCCCCTTCGGCCCGGAGCTGACCCTGTTGGGGCATCGGACCCGTCTCCAGTTGACGGATGTTAACGTGGGGGTTCTCTATATTGTAGCCGTCACGTCGATCAGCGTGTATGGGATCACCCTGGCCGGATGGGCCTCGAACAATAAATACGCGCTGCTGGGAGGCATCCGGGCCTCGGCCCAGATGATCAGCTACGAGCTGGCGATGGGGCTGGCGATCGTGAGCGTGGTGCTGACCACGGGGACTCTCCAGGTGAGCGGGATCGTGGAAGCGCAGCGCAACGGGTGGTTGCTCTTCCTCCAGCCGCTGGCGGCGATCATCTTCTTCATCACCGGGCTGGCTGAGATCAAACGGGCGCCCTTCGATCTGGTGGAAGCGGAACAGGAGCTGACAGCCGGGTATCTGACAGAATACAGCAGCATGAAGTTCGCCCTCTTCTTCATGGCCGAATACGTGAAAATGATCGGCTTCAGTGCCCTGATGACCACCTTCTTTCTGGGCGGATACCTGGGCCCCTTTGTGGACCAGTATCCCGCCCTGGGGGTGGTTTACTTCACCCTGAAGGTCGCCCTTCTCATCTTCTTGATGATCTGGATCCGGGCCACGCTCCCCCGGATCCGGTATGATCAGCTGATGGCCCTGGGATGGAAGGTGCTGTTGCCGCTCTCTCTGGCGAATGTGATGGGGACCGCGGTGGTGGTGGCCTTAACGGCCTGA
- a CDS encoding NADH-quinone oxidoreductase subunit N, whose protein sequence is MTGWPLLPTLVLTAGALGLLLVEAFRRPGSAAGMAWGALGITALTLGVVAALAGRGEVEGLYRMVHWDPKAFWLSLTILIGTGLAILLSRHYLADRGIERGEYYVFLLLAAAGMLLMAVAADLLIIFLALEWLSFPLYVLAGFARPQLESEEAALKYFLLGAFASAFLVFGIALIFAGTGLTNLRDLAAWWKRPDPGAQPLVWIGGAMLLVALGFKVAAVPFHLWTPDVYEGAPTPVTGFMAAATKTAAVAALIRVFLVGLGPAVALWSGPVALMAAATMLVGNGVALMQSNFKRMMAYSSIAHAGYLLMGLLGDPGLAVPGVMFYLLAYTLATMGAFAVAVGMVGPEGEDQSFRAYAGVARRSPGMGTAMALFMLSLIGVPPTAGFFAKLLLFAAAWQAGWIALVIVGVVTTVISAYFYLRVVVAMWMGPEEPACLPRPYPWVRLSVSLAGVGTLLLGVLWLMLGGLSL, encoded by the coding sequence ATGACAGGATGGCCGTTGCTGCCGACGCTGGTTTTGACTGCAGGCGCGCTGGGATTGTTGCTCGTCGAGGCGTTCCGGCGTCCGGGATCGGCCGCTGGAATGGCCTGGGGGGCGCTGGGGATCACCGCGCTAACGCTGGGGGTTGTCGCCGCGCTGGCCGGCCGCGGGGAGGTTGAGGGCCTGTATCGGATGGTGCACTGGGATCCCAAGGCCTTCTGGTTGAGCCTGACCATCCTGATCGGCACCGGGCTTGCCATCCTGCTCTCGCGGCATTATCTGGCGGATCGGGGGATCGAGCGGGGAGAGTATTATGTGTTTCTCCTGCTGGCCGCTGCCGGGATGCTGCTGATGGCTGTGGCTGCGGATCTGCTGATCATATTCCTCGCTCTGGAGTGGCTCTCCTTCCCCTTGTATGTGCTGGCCGGCTTCGCCCGCCCCCAGCTGGAATCCGAGGAGGCGGCCCTCAAGTATTTTCTGCTGGGCGCCTTTGCCTCGGCGTTCCTGGTGTTCGGAATCGCGTTGATCTTCGCCGGGACGGGCCTGACCAATCTGAGGGACCTGGCGGCCTGGTGGAAGCGCCCGGATCCGGGGGCGCAACCGCTGGTCTGGATCGGCGGCGCCATGTTGCTGGTGGCCCTGGGATTCAAGGTGGCCGCGGTGCCCTTCCATCTCTGGACCCCGGATGTCTATGAGGGGGCCCCGACGCCGGTCACCGGCTTTATGGCAGCGGCCACCAAGACCGCCGCTGTGGCGGCCCTGATCCGGGTGTTCCTGGTCGGGCTGGGGCCTGCCGTGGCCCTGTGGAGTGGCCCGGTGGCCCTGATGGCTGCAGCGACCATGCTGGTGGGCAACGGGGTCGCTCTGATGCAGTCGAACTTCAAGCGGATGATGGCATACTCCAGCATCGCTCATGCGGGCTATCTGCTCATGGGGTTATTGGGAGATCCGGGCCTGGCCGTGCCTGGCGTGATGTTCTATCTTCTGGCTTACACCCTGGCCACCATGGGGGCCTTCGCGGTGGCGGTGGGAATGGTCGGCCCCGAAGGGGAAGATCAATCCTTCCGAGCCTATGCAGGGGTCGCCCGGAGGTCGCCGGGGATGGGAACGGCGATGGCCCTCTTCATGCTGTCCCTCATCGGGGTGCCTCCCACTGCGGGTTTCTTCGCCAAGCTCCTGCTGTTCGCGGCGGCCTGGCAGGCCGGATGGATCGCCCTGGTGATCGTGGGCGTTGTCACAACCGTGATCTCCGCGTATTTCTATCTGCGCGTGGTGGTCGCGATGTGGATGGGTCCAGAGGAGCCGGCGTGCCTTCCGAGGCCCTATCCCTGGGTCCGCCTCTCCGTTTCCCTCGCCGGGGTAGGAACCCTTCTGCTGGGCGTTCTGTGGCTGATGCTCGGCGGGCTTTCGTTATGA
- the nuoI gene encoding NADH-quinone oxidoreductase subunit NuoI codes for MVTELFRGLWTTFQEFIQTNLRGPVTYPYPEVKRPLRVRFKGVHELRRYSNGLERCIGCALCAAACPADAIYVEAGENTDEERYSPGERYAKVYEINLLRCIFCGYCEDACPTNAIVLTDKIPPAGYTRESFIVTKAQLLVPPPPGVPGTPQRTTDPALRTRSIWEEGLVNEPV; via the coding sequence ATGGTCACGGAATTGTTCCGGGGATTGTGGACGACCTTTCAGGAATTCATCCAGACCAACCTGCGAGGCCCGGTGACGTATCCCTACCCGGAAGTGAAGCGGCCCCTGCGGGTGCGCTTCAAGGGGGTGCACGAGCTGCGTCGCTACAGCAATGGGCTGGAACGCTGCATCGGGTGCGCCCTGTGCGCCGCCGCCTGCCCGGCGGACGCCATTTACGTGGAGGCGGGGGAGAACACGGATGAGGAACGTTACTCCCCGGGCGAGCGGTACGCGAAGGTCTACGAGATCAACCTGTTGCGTTGCATCTTCTGCGGCTACTGTGAGGACGCCTGTCCGACCAACGCGATCGTCCTGACCGATAAGATCCCGCCGGCAGGCTATACGCGGGAGTCCTTTATCGTCACCAAGGCGCAGCTGCTGGTGCCGCCCCCGCCGGGCGTGCCGGGCACCCCCCAGCGGACCACGGATCCGGCCCTGCGCACCCGCTCCATCTGGGAGGAGGGGCTGGTGAACGAGCCGGTTTAG
- the nuoL gene encoding NADH-quinone oxidoreductase subunit L, protein MEALFAWSWLIIAFPLLGFLINLVSTGQTRERTVGVVASMAAAASFGMSVLVFAALLARPPEARLVEVRLYRWAIVPPLTAEVGLRIDPLSTAMALIVTLVGTLIHVYSIGYMAGDPHIRRFFMFLNLFLASMLLLVLADNFLVLFVGWELVGLCSYLLIGFWFEVPYNAWAGRKAFIVNRIGDFGFTLGLLLLFWTFGTFRYGPIFEAAEHGAVEKGVIALIALLLFAGVTGKSAQIPLYVWLPDAMAGPTPVSALIHAATMVTAGVYLIARAHPLFAAAPLIQGVVTLMGAVTALWAALIAIGQFDIKRVLAFSTISQLGYMVAAAGAGAVGAAIFHLGTHAFFKALLFLGAGSVIHALEHAHRHHGGSSPFDPNDMRRMGGLARRMPLTFWTYGIGAAALAGLPPLAGFWSKDEILVSLRGIGGWATFAYGLLLAAAFLTAFYMTRQVAMVFAGAPRSHAAAHAHESPSVMTVPLAIFAFFSVVAGWINAPGFGALSAWLEPEHPPVFHPEPALLGTLIALAGIGAAWAIYRPPAWPEGVEDPLRPVLRGFFPALNRKLYVDELYDFLFVRSFERVARWVAEVVEPRGIDGAVNGLARLVQSAAGRVRRWSSGYVRQYGLSVLIGAVLLVFYILWALR, encoded by the coding sequence ATGGAAGCCCTGTTCGCATGGTCCTGGCTGATCATCGCTTTTCCATTGCTCGGATTTCTGATCAACCTGGTTTCCACGGGTCAGACCCGGGAGCGGACGGTGGGGGTGGTGGCCTCGATGGCCGCGGCGGCGTCCTTCGGGATGTCGGTTCTGGTCTTCGCGGCCCTGCTGGCCCGTCCGCCGGAGGCCCGGCTGGTGGAAGTCCGCCTCTACCGCTGGGCGATCGTTCCCCCACTGACGGCGGAGGTGGGATTACGGATCGATCCCCTCTCCACGGCCATGGCGCTGATCGTCACCCTGGTGGGGACGCTGATCCACGTTTACTCCATCGGCTACATGGCGGGCGATCCCCATATCCGTCGCTTCTTCATGTTCCTGAACCTGTTCCTGGCCTCCATGCTCCTCCTGGTCCTGGCCGACAACTTCCTCGTTCTTTTCGTGGGCTGGGAGCTGGTGGGGCTCTGCTCCTATCTCCTGATCGGCTTCTGGTTCGAGGTCCCCTATAACGCCTGGGCAGGCCGCAAAGCCTTCATTGTGAACCGCATCGGGGATTTCGGCTTCACCCTGGGCCTGTTGCTGCTCTTCTGGACCTTCGGCACGTTCCGCTATGGGCCGATTTTTGAGGCGGCGGAACATGGGGCGGTGGAGAAGGGGGTGATCGCTCTCATCGCCCTGCTTCTGTTTGCGGGGGTGACGGGCAAAAGCGCCCAGATCCCGCTCTACGTCTGGCTGCCTGATGCGATGGCCGGCCCCACGCCGGTCTCCGCGCTGATCCATGCAGCGACCATGGTCACGGCAGGGGTTTACCTGATCGCCCGTGCCCATCCCCTTTTCGCGGCGGCACCCCTCATCCAGGGGGTGGTGACGTTGATGGGTGCGGTGACGGCGTTGTGGGCCGCCCTGATCGCCATCGGCCAGTTCGACATCAAGCGGGTGCTGGCCTTCTCCACGATCTCCCAGCTGGGCTACATGGTGGCGGCCGCCGGAGCCGGAGCCGTCGGGGCCGCGATCTTCCATCTGGGCACTCACGCCTTCTTTAAAGCCCTGCTCTTCCTGGGGGCAGGCTCCGTCATCCATGCCCTGGAGCATGCTCATCGCCATCATGGCGGGTCCTCGCCCTTTGATCCCAATGACATGCGCCGGATGGGGGGATTGGCCCGACGGATGCCCCTCACCTTCTGGACGTATGGGATCGGGGCGGCGGCGCTGGCGGGGCTCCCTCCGCTGGCCGGGTTCTGGAGCAAGGATGAGATCCTGGTCTCCCTGAGGGGCATAGGGGGATGGGCGACGTTCGCCTATGGGCTGCTGCTGGCGGCTGCTTTCCTTACGGCGTTCTATATGACCCGCCAGGTGGCCATGGTTTTCGCGGGCGCCCCCCGAAGCCATGCGGCCGCTCATGCCCACGAGAGCCCGTCGGTGATGACCGTGCCCCTGGCGATTTTCGCTTTCTTCTCCGTGGTGGCTGGCTGGATCAATGCCCCGGGGTTCGGGGCCCTCAGCGCCTGGCTGGAGCCTGAGCATCCACCGGTTTTCCATCCGGAACCGGCGCTGTTGGGCACCCTGATCGCCCTGGCCGGGATCGGAGCGGCGTGGGCGATTTACCGTCCTCCGGCATGGCCGGAGGGAGTGGAGGACCCATTGCGCCCTGTGCTTCGGGGTTTCTTCCCGGCGTTGAACCGGAAGCTCTATGTCGATGAGCTCTATGATTTCCTCTTCGTTCGTTCTTTCGAAAGGGTGGCGAGGTGGGTAGCGGAGGTGGTGGAGCCGCGTGGGATCGACGGGGCGGTCAACGGCCTGGCCCGCCTGGTGCAATCGGCGGCCGGAAGGGTGCGCCGCTGGAGCAGCGGCTACGTGCGCCAGTATGGCCTATCGGTGCTGATCGGCGCGGTTCTTCTGGTGTTCTACATTCTCTGGGCGTTGCGATAA